A section of the Primulina eburnea isolate SZY01 chromosome 1, ASM2296580v1, whole genome shotgun sequence genome encodes:
- the LOC140810764 gene encoding abscisic acid receptor PYL4-like, with the protein MSSSLQLQRINSIHHTVPTSGGETGGADAFNSKQPKPSWVMPEISGHQIPLPENSLRHHAHSVAANQCCSTVVQAIDAPIDSVWSLVRRFDKPHAYKHFLKSCNVILGGGEVGTLREVHLVSGLPAASSTERLEILDDEEHVMSFSVVGGDHRLQNYRSVTTLHALDGGEANGTVVVESYVVDIPQGNTKEETCAFVGTIVRCNLVSLAHIAENLAKN; encoded by the coding sequence ATGTCTTCCTCTCTTCAGCTTCAAAGAATCAACTCAATCCACCACACGGTCCCTACTAGCGGTGGAGAAACTGGCGGAGCCGACGCTTTCAACAGTAAACAGCCGAAGCCCTCCTGGGTAATGCCTGAAATCTCAGGCCATCAGATTCCCCTGCCGGAGAATTCGCTACGCCACCACGCTCACTCGGTGGCGGCGAACCAGTGCTGCTCCACGGTGGTCCAGGCGATCGACGCTCCGATAGACTCCGTGTGGTCTTTAGTCCGCCGCTTCGACAAGCCGCACGCCTACAAGCACTTCCTCAAGAGCTGCAACGTCATCCTCGGCGGCGGCGAAGTGGGCACGCTGCGGGAGGTGCATCTGGTCTCCGGCCTCCCAGCGGCGTCCAGCACCGAGAGACTCGAGATCTTGGATGATGAGGAGCACGTGATGAGCTTCAGCGTTGTTGGCGGCGACCACCGCTTGCAGAACTACCGCTCCGTCACAACTCTGCATGCACTCGACGGAGGTGAGGCAAATGGGACGGTGGTGGTGGAATCGTATGTGGTGGATATTCCCCAAGGAAATACGAAGGAAGAAACCTGTGCTTTCGTTGGTACAATTGTGAGGTGCAACCTGGTATCACTTGCGCACATCGCTGAAAATTTggccaaaaattaa